The following proteins are co-located in the Sphingobacteriales bacterium genome:
- the hypE gene encoding hydrogenase expression/formation protein HypE — translation MKKDKILLGHGSGGKLSHDLIEEVFFKHFSKEKISFPTDSSILNVENGKLAFTTDSFVVDPLFFPGGNIGKLAICGTVNDLAVAGARPMWLSAGFIIEEGFMLSDLEIIVKTMASEAEKSGVSIVTGDTKVVGKGFCDKIFINTSGIGFLPEKNVHISKGEKIEKGDLILINGNIAEHGMAVLKAREISRFEGNILSDCTALNKMIWKILGECEIKFMRDATRGGLATVISELVQDRNFGIELWEEEIPVTDEVRGFCELLGYDPMYVANEGKVVMVVSAKDAEKAAGMMRETEEGKNAAIIGKINDQHKGMAVLKTAIGGRRVIDMLSGEQLPRIC, via the coding sequence ATGAAGAAAGATAAAATATTACTCGGACACGGCAGTGGAGGAAAATTAAGCCACGACCTGATTGAAGAAGTGTTTTTCAAACATTTTTCCAAAGAAAAAATTTCATTTCCGACTGATAGTTCAATACTGAATGTTGAGAATGGGAAATTAGCTTTTACCACCGATTCATTTGTTGTTGATCCTCTATTTTTCCCGGGCGGAAATATTGGCAAGCTTGCCATTTGCGGTACTGTGAATGATCTGGCTGTTGCAGGAGCTCGACCAATGTGGCTTTCGGCTGGATTTATCATTGAAGAAGGATTCATGCTTTCTGATCTTGAAATCATTGTAAAAACAATGGCTTCCGAGGCAGAAAAATCTGGTGTCAGCATCGTAACCGGTGATACCAAAGTGGTTGGCAAGGGTTTTTGTGATAAAATATTCATCAATACCTCAGGAATCGGGTTTCTCCCTGAAAAAAACGTCCACATCAGTAAAGGAGAAAAAATTGAAAAAGGAGACCTTATTCTGATAAACGGAAATATTGCCGAACATGGGATGGCGGTTTTAAAGGCAAGGGAAATAAGCAGATTTGAGGGGAATATTCTTTCTGATTGCACGGCCCTGAATAAAATGATATGGAAAATACTTGGGGAGTGTGAAATAAAATTTATGCGTGATGCCACGCGGGGCGGACTGGCCACTGTTATCAGTGAGCTTGTGCAGGACAGAAACTTTGGCATCGAACTTTGGGAAGAAGAAATACCCGTAACAGACGAAGTAAGGGGATTTTGTGAACTACTGGGCTACGACCCCATGTATGTAGCTAATGAAGGAAAAGTAGTGATGGTTGTTTCAGCAAAAGATGCAGAAAAAGCAGCCGGAATGATGAGAGAGACTGAAGAAGGGAAAAATGCTGCCATAATTGGCAAAATTAACGATCAACACAAGGGAATGGCAGTTTTAAAAACAGCTATTGGTGGCAGACGGGTTATCGATATGTTATCAGGAGAACAATTACCCAGAATCTGTTGA
- a CDS encoding hydrogenase maturation nickel metallochaperone HypA — protein sequence MHELSIALNIAEIIDEEMSKNKHLMLLEVEIEVGKLSGVVPELLLFALKEGIPEHPLHHAEIKITEPEGKGKCLHCQKISSIENYFDQCQHCHQFGFEIIAGKELKVKSLLFS from the coding sequence ATGCACGAATTGTCCATTGCGCTCAACATCGCAGAAATTATTGATGAAGAAATGTCGAAAAACAAACATTTAATGCTGCTTGAAGTTGAAATTGAAGTCGGAAAACTATCAGGCGTTGTTCCTGAATTGCTGCTGTTTGCCTTAAAAGAAGGAATACCCGAACATCCCCTTCACCATGCTGAAATTAAAATAACAGAGCCTGAAGGAAAAGGAAAATGCCTTCATTGTCAAAAAATTTCATCCATTGAAAACTATTTCGACCAATGCCAGCACTGCCATCAATTCGGTTTTGAAATTATTGCCGGAAAAGAATTAAAAGTAAAATCTCTCCTGTTTTCATGA